In Papaver somniferum cultivar HN1 chromosome 9, ASM357369v1, whole genome shotgun sequence, the genomic stretch GATACTTATATGTCTGAGATGCGGATGCCCACTTAACAGAAACAGAGGAACAAAAGTAAGATTTGTCTGCAGACAAAATATCTTCTTAGGCTCTTAGCGCCAACCTCTGATTAAGACTTGCAACATCTAGCTAGggttcttcatcaaattctcttTGTTATACCCTATAAGGTATGTACGTACTATGTAGTGCCACTTCCACTTTATATTAAttaaaattttcttattttataatcgTATCCCACTAAAAGTAGTACTCTGGACCTCTTAATTTTACCCTACTAATACTAAAAGTAGTCGAATGATTTTAAAAACTCCATTTCATTCCATTCCATGAATAAACAAAGATTTATGGACCATATTTATTCGCTTTACACAGACATGAGTTAGTAGAACTCGTGAACGATTGGATGTAGATATATGTGGTTCGTCCAACAATAACATATGGTGTTGTTCTGACTAGGGAATTAAAGATTTTTCTGAAGTTATTGTTACGAGGAGATCTACTTTTTCGTAAACCTCCATGAGTTTTCAAATTTGAGGGAGATGGTTCATTGTTAAGATTTGCATTCATGGTTATATATGTAAATCAGGTTTTTGAATTATATTGATTTGTGACGTTTGTCATACGTGAAATCTCTTGCACAACAAGGTTTTCTGTTGTTTAGAATCATTGGATATAGTTGATGTATGAATCAAAGTCAACTGAATGAGGTTTCTTTTTTAGCTTTAGCTTTCATGACATTTTTTTGCCTAACTATGGCACTTATGTTTACAACAATAttgatttattttggtcttgtgcaAGTTGTTCGTCAGACTGCGTCACCCTGCATGCCCATTGCCCTATTAAGCGATATATCTAGGATTAAACTCTAGAACTGTTgcgtcaagaaaaaaaaaactctagaaCTGCTTCACTCCCCTGTCAGCTTACATCTGCAGAGTAGCACCACCTCTCGTGGGACATTAACAAAACCTTGTTCACCTCCGGCTAAAGTAAGATAATTTACTTTCTGGTAAGCAGATGCACCACCAAAGCACATATGTAATCCTAAGAGTTGCGGTCTCGCAGACTTTCTGAAAGCATAAAAAAGCTACAAAAAGCTACACAGAATTTTAAAATTATTGAAACTTTAATGAAATCACAAGCCAGGTAGGTAAGTAGGCTTTTTAGACTGCAACTAGCTACCTATATGGTCCGGAGTTCCTGGAGAGAATTAGTGACCATTAGATACACATATAGAAGGGTTTCCATTGAAAACATTGACATCCATTAACCTAATTAAGTAAATTATAAGCACTAGATTTAGGTTGGGTTTCGATGCCTTTGTTTTTCGCAGCACTTGCACGTGAAAAACTTTTTAGGTCATATATACAGTAAGGGATAATAATCAGAACCCGTTGTTAATCTTAATATAATTAGCACCGTACAATTATTGCAACCATTTTAACCAACCAAGCTCCCCTCTAAAGACTGAATACATCTTAATGAAGGAAGTAAAGAGAGGGGACCATTTTTGCATTAAACCTGAGCTCTCCACATTACCTACCGATGTACTGTTCTCTTTTGTAGCTTCCAATGGGTTTTGTTTGAAGATTAAACAAATCCCTGAATTCATCAACTTCATCTATTCGTTCTCTAACTATGTAGCAACAGGAGACAAACACCTAACTCAAACACAGCCAATCAAAACGTTTTTAGACAGACATATAGCTATAGGTTGATTCTTATTAACCTATGGTTGCATCTCGAGCACGGAGACACACTAACAAATGCCTCCCATGGATGGTATGGCATCACGAGTCATGTGATCGATATTACGACATGGTACATGAGCATACGTATGGTtaaaatccccccccccccccccccccccccccccccccccggccgctctctctctctctttctctctctatctatatatatatatatatataagtgatGAGTTGATGAAAAGAAAACCTAACTGTGTTTCTGTGTTTAACAAGAACAGGAACAAAGATACAAGTACTCCAGTCTTTGCGCCGCCATAGCGCCGAAGTAATCTGCCGGTATCTGAACCTTCTATAGCTGGTATGGGTAGTTCTGGGTCAGGGAATGATGGGATGAAAGAGCAAGACCGACTTTTGCCCATTGCAAATGTTGGGAGAATTATGAAACAAAGCTTACCGCCGAATGCTAAAGTTTCGAAAGAATCTAGAGAAACCATGCAAGAATGTGTTTCTGAGTTCATAAGTTTTGTTACAGGTGAAGCAGCAGATAGATGCCGCAAAGAGAAACGAAAAACGGTAAATGGTGACGACATCTGTTGGGCTATTAGTACACTAGGTTTAGATGATTATGCTGAACCTTTGAAAAGGTACTTGAGCAAATATAGGGAATTAGAAGGAGACAAAGCTAACCAAAATATTGGTAGTAGTAGTTATCATGCTGATGAAGACGAAACCTCGGCCTTTGAGAATGGTGGTCGTCCTATGGTTCCTAATCCTTTGGATTTCAATATGTTCGGAAATAAGGGCACCATTAATAAAGGCTCTAGCTCAAGGCCAAATTAATACCGATCTCATACAATGTAGCGCATGAGTGCTAGCAATGTTTCCTATCTACAAGTACTGACTGATCTGAAAACTATGCAGATGCTATATTAGTAAACAAGATATATTATTATTAGATACCGCTTTGCTGAAAGAGATCGATGTTCATGATCTTTATttactacatatatatatatatgggagtAGTCGTATTACTACCTACTCTTGAATAAAAACTTAGTATTTGTGCTTGTAATATTTGTGTGGAAAAGTATGTAAGAAACTTGAGATCAATTATGATGGTATGTTtgcttaaaaatattttcaagtactAGATCAAATTCTTAACTAGAGCAAATTCTAAATTCAGTTTATTACTAACATGATATAAATGAATGTTTGAATTAGATAATATCAGGTTTGAAGATATTGGAAAGCTTGAGGATGGATCTCTGGTCTTGGAGGGGAAGAACCAGTTAAAGGTATGTCCAACGATTTTGAACAAACTGTCTAGCTACAACTCCTGTTTTGAATACTGTCTTATAACACCATTAGTATATGTCTCATGGTCACAAGTAGCGATCATGTTTATGGGCTTCGCTAGCTAATCATATTGTTATATTCATCTTCATTGATCTCCTTTATTTGAACCAGAAGAATGCTTCCATGACACTAAAAACGTACCTTAGATCTAGCTAGTTATATAGAATGATCAAATAGGACTAGGGCTTTTACTGTATGGAGTAAGAGGAAACAAATAGGACTAGGGATTGTGTTTTATGGGAAATTCCTATTCGGTGTCCTGAAACCT encodes the following:
- the LOC113313598 gene encoding nuclear transcription factor Y subunit B-1-like produces the protein MGSSGSGNDGMKEQDRLLPIANVGRIMKQSLPPNAKVSKESRETMQECVSEFISFVTGEAADRCRKEKRKTVNGDDICWAISTLGLDDYAEPLKRYLSKYRELEGDKANQNIGSSSYHADEDETSAFENGGRPMVPNPLDFNMFGNKGTINKGSSSRPN